A single genomic interval of Vairimorpha necatrix chromosome 5, complete sequence harbors:
- a CDS encoding putative SP-containing membrane protein: protein MKTLFFIYIFLLFISATKTNVSEDNMLDIIVNSEKICNIFENRFQKNNKTFEAFRSLGKLIWDTITGHDIFKKMTEKDNSQKSFANRSDLLRNAYLEYFDLKGSNYTSFNQLTKNEKNFIDEVTYSSIEYYNLLLICYKDIINNSNSTTDAIKKIIIENMCYIESEKSNNLPSLVYKYCKDLFIHYKTCYGTNGIKLLYEDIKNNYYQLQKAQCINNDYDFKNITETFTVENNTISNNITEVVNDKTYNMITNDIYIDDTGIKDIIYIDNLSQLELHNTTDISSTEIYFIFENKTNYYDEIYLLIFMCIILMTFFTFLGYKIYKRRNNEDNLDLRRF from the coding sequence AtgaaaactttattttttatttatattttcttattatttataagcGCTACAAAAACAAATGTTAGTGAAGATAATATGCTAGACATCATTGTAAATAgtgaaaaaatttgtaatatatttgagaatagatttcaaaaaaacaataaaactTTCGAAGCATTTCGTAGTTTAGGTAAGCTTATTTGGGACACAATAACTGGacatgatatttttaaaaaaatgacagAAAAGGATAATTCACAAAAAAGTTTTGCAAATAGAAGTGATTTACTAAGGAATGCATATTTAGAATACTTCGATTTAAAAGGTTCAAACTATACATCATTCAATCAACTTACAaagaatgaaaaaaattttattgatgaAGTTACGTATTCGTCAATAGAAtactataatttattacttatatgttataaagatattattaataattcaaATTCAACCACAGATgccattaaaaaaataattattgaaaatatgTGTTACATAGAGAGTGAAAAAAGTAATAATCTTCCTTCACTTGTTTATAAGTATTGTAAAGACTTATTTAtacattataaaacatGCTATGGGACAAATggaataaaacttttatatgaagatataaaaaataattattatcaACTACAAAAAGCACAATGCATAAATAATGATTATGACTTTAAAAACATCACTGAGACATTTACTGTTGAAAATAATACTATATCTAATAATATTACTGAAGTGGTCAATGATAAAACTTATAATATGATAACAAATGACATTTACATCGATGATACTGGCATTAaagatattatttatatagatAATCTTTCACAACTTGAATTACATAACACTACTGATATCAGTTCAActgaaatttattttatatttgaaaacAAGACCAATTATTACGAcgaaatttatttactaatttttatgtgtattatattaatgACTTTTTTCACATTTTTaggatataaaatttataaaagacgTAATAATGAAGATAATCTAGATTTAAGACGATTTTGA
- a CDS encoding putative SP-containing membrane protein yields MWSLFLIQLVLSTTINVESNKKYIDLINSIIYNEEPCDSLEKRIQEKSLSENNIRILCEMVWNIITNHDIFKRMIKTDTSINSFNNKKTKLWQGYIDLILNKDVDSDLSNSFTTFEKKFIQELINSTTEYYDILRICFKDVLNSTNYTKDSLENIISINTCYIKNGIQRNIPSFFFKSCGDLIGHYTNCDRKELSNLIYNEDQLYIAECPYDDINFKIIGMENTNVSDVLEHINFEHLFNIKEEEETANLWSSMSIFIIILMLTGLIFMFLGLRYIKKSKKYNIKNKSHTSPI; encoded by the coding sequence ATGTGGtcgttatttttaattcaatTAGTACTAAGTACGACAATTAATGTAgaatctaataaaaaatatattgatttGATAAATTCTATTATATACAACGAAGAACCATGTGATTCCCTGGAAAAAAGAATTCAAGAAAAAAGTCTGTCAGAGAATAATATTAGAATTCTTTGCGAAATGGTGTGGAATATAATTACAAACCATGATATCTTCAAGAGAATGATTAAAACTGATACTTCTATAAATAGTTTTAACAACaaaaagacaaaattaTGGCAAGGATATATAGACTTGATTTTGAATAAAGATGTAGACAGCGATTTGTCAAATTCCTTTACTacatttgaaaaaaaatttattcaagAACTTATAAACAGTACAACAGAATATTATGACATATTGCGTATTTGTTTTAAGGATGTGTTAAATAGTACTAACTATACTAAAGATTCgcttgaaaatataattagtATTAACACGTgctatataaaaaacggAATACAGAGAAACATtccttcttttttctttaaaagtTGCGGAGATCTTATTGGACACTACACAAATTGTGATAGAAAAGAATTAAGCAATCTTATTTACAACGAAGACCAATTGTATATTGCAGAATGTCCATATGATGAtattaatttcaaaataattGGCATGGAAAATACTAATGTAAGTGATGTACTTGagcatataaattttgaacatttatttaatattaaagaagaagaagaaacaGCAAATTTATGGAGTAGTATgtctatttttatcatcatTTTAATGTTGACtggtttaatatttatgtttctTGGGTTaagatacataaaaaagtctaagaaatataatattaaaaacaagaGCCATACCAGCCCCATTTAA
- a CDS encoding putative SP-containing membrane protein, whose protein sequence is MQQLNIFYQLIMFMTFFSKCSNVVENALKEIINSDKICNSIERDKYEKNLAFDNVRILGEVVWNTITSNTVFKNITQNDTSENSFANRSSIMKLGYLDLMNTETHTTNFFEIFSEGEQNFLNEIITNTYNLFITLHHCFQGTVHNETSALEIIEKIITENTCFIANGINENLPSVVYKLCDGFIPNYQECFGENGMEYLSNYLKYNENELLKYKCIIDDRNTREFIEYTNKITEDIIIVMVSIYLILAFIFLIGFFWSRWRVTRTTERTLLKDPMI, encoded by the coding sequence ATGCAACAGTTAAACATTTTCTATCAATTGATCATGTTTAtgacatttttttcaaaatgtAGTAATGTCGTTGAAAATGCTTTAAAAGAGATTATTAACAGtgataaaatttgtaattcTATTGAAAGagataaatatgaaaaaaatctgGCATTTGATAATGTACGAATTCTTGGAGAAGTTGTATGGAATACGATAACAAGTAATacagtttttaaaaatataacacAAAACGATACATCAGAAAACAGTTTTGCTAACAGAAGCTCTATTATGAAATTAGGATATTTAGATTTAATGAATACAGAAACTCATACTaccaatttttttgaaattttttcagAAGGTGAACAGaactttttaaatgaaattataaCCAATACTTATAACCTTTTTATAACATTACATCATTGTTTTCAGGGAACAGTTCACAATGAAACGTCTGctttagaaattattgaaaaaattattacgGAAAACACATGTTTTATAGCTAATGGCATTAATGAAAATCTGCCCTCTGTAGTTTATAAACTATGTGATGGGTTTATTCCGAATTACCAGGAATGTTTTGGAGAAAATGGCATGGAATATCTTagtaattatttaaaatataacgaAAATGAGttattaaaatacaaatgtATTATTGATGATCGAAATACGAGAGAATTTATCGAATatactaataaaattacagAGGATATAATTATCGTAATGGTATCTATTTACTTAATTTTagcttttattttcttaatagGTTTTTTCTGGTCTAGATGGAGAGTTACAAGAACAACAGAACGAACACTATTGAAAGATCCGATGATTTAA